A stretch of Henckelia pumila isolate YLH828 chromosome 4, ASM3356847v2, whole genome shotgun sequence DNA encodes these proteins:
- the LOC140863451 gene encoding polyphenol oxidase I, chloroplastic-like, producing the protein MSILSINNISQTMATIPLSWSATAAAPSSSSSHHLPRHRRGSTAKPPHFSGRPSKAHRLAVSCNQTNDGGENQKHDVENSPGRLDRRRNVLLGMGGLYSAANLVPAVVASPISSPDFTKCSRGTNLNTNKPLDVDCCPPVSTEIIDFKLPPVEKLRIRPAAQLAGEEYYAKFEKAIALMKALPADDPRSFMQQANVHCAYCNLTYDQTGADPEVKLQIHNCWHFFPWHRWYLYFYERILAKLIDDPTFALPFWNWDHPDGMPMPERYARTDSSLYNARRNQTHLPPVLLDLAYSPTAPTKPEKIIPNNLTVMYSEMIRNVKNLDDFYGAKYVTGTPPNPGPGTVERGSHTAAHVWTGEATATGEDMGNFYSTGRDTLFFAHHANVDRMWTIWRKLRGSKPKDYKEAEWLDSDYLFYDENAQLVRVNVKDTLENEKMGYVYEDRDLPWLKKRPAARVKRSKVAKSSKAPKAGESSIFPVKLDKVVKVLVPRPKKSRSKKDKDKEEELLVIEGIEVDNAKFVKFDVFVNDEDDKTDELDKAEYAGCFSQVPHKNSVTTKTKIRLGLTELLEDLDAEDDDKVLVSLVPKAGGEDITIGGIKIIYA; encoded by the coding sequence atgagcatattgagcattAATAATATCTCACAAACCATGGCTACTATTCCACTTTCATGGTCCGCCACCGCCGCGGccccttcttcctcctcctccCACCACTTGCCTCGACACCGACGCGGTTCCACCGCCAAGCCACCGCATTTTTCAGGCCGTCCATCGAAAGCTCATCGCTTGGCCGTGTCGTGCAACCAAACAAACGACGGCGGGGAAAACCAGAAACACGACGTGGAGAATTCTCCAGGAAGATTGGACAGGAGGAGGAATGTGCTTCTTGGAATGGGAGGTCTCTACAGTGCCGCAAATCTCGTTCCAGCGGTGGTTGCCTCTCCGATATCTTCCCCTGATTTCACCAAATGCTCGAGGGGTACAAATCTGAACACAAACAAACCACTGGACGTGGACTGTTGCCCCCCAGTGTCCACAGAAATAATCGATTTCAAGCTGCCTCCCGTGGAGAAACTGCGTATACGGCCCGCGGCTCAGCTAGCCGGAGAAGAATACTACGCCAAGTTCGAGAAAGCTATTGCTCTGATGAAAGCTCTCCCTGCCGATGATCCTCGCAGTTTCATGCAACAAGCTAATGTTCACTGCGCTTACTGCAATCTCACGTATGATCAGACAGGAGCAGACCCCGAGGTAAAACTTCAGATTCACAACTGCTGGCACTTCTTCCCCTGGCACAGATGGTATTTGTATTTCTACGAGAGAATCTTGGCCAAATTGATCGATGACCCAACTTTCGCTTTGCCATTTTGGAACTGGGATCACCCAGACGGAATGCCCATGCCTGAAAGATACGCGAGAACCGACTCATCCCTTTACAATGCACGACGGAACCAGACTCATCTTCCCCCGGTCCTCCTCGATCTGGCCTACTCCCCCACCGCCCCCACCAAGCCAGAGAAGATAATACCCAATAACTTGACGGTCATGTACAGCGAAATGATCCGTAATGTTAAGAACCTGGATGATTTCTACGGGGCCAAATACGTGACCGGTACCCCTCCTAACCCCGGTCCAGGAACAGTGGAGCGTGGGTCACACACAGCGGCGCACGTTTGGACCGGAGAAGCCACGGCTACTGGAGAGGATATGGGCAACTTTTACTCCACAGGTCGAGACACGCTTTTCTTCGCACATCATGCAAATGTCGACCGTATGTGGACCATATGGCGGAAACTGAGGGGATCCAAACCCAAAGATTACAAGGAAGCAGAGTGGCTGGACTCCGATTACCTATTCTACGACGAAAACGCGCAGCTGGTGCGCGTAAACGTGAAAGACACGTTGGAGAACGAGAAAATGGGGTACGTTTACGAGGATAGAGACTTGCCCTGGTTGAAAAAAAGGCCAGCTGCTCGTGTCAAGAGATCTAAAGTGGCCAAATCCTCCAAGGCGCCAAAGGCAGGGGAGAGTAGTATTTTCCCAGTGAAACTCGACAAGGTGGTGAAGGTTTTGGTTCCCAGGCCGAAGAAATCGAGAAGCAAGAAGGACAAGGACAAAGAAGAGGAGTTGCTGGTGATTGAAGGGATTGAAGTGGACAATGCTAAGTTTGTGAAGTTCGATGTGTTTGTTAACGACGAAGACGATAAGACGGATGAACTGGACAAGGCGGAGTACGCAGGATGTTTCTCTCAAGTTCCTCACAAGAACTCGGTAACAACTAAGACTAAGATAAGGCTGGGGCTGACTGAGCTGTTGGAAGATTTGGATGCCGAAGATGATGACAAAGTGTTGGTTTCTTTGGTGCCCAAAGCTGGGGGAGAGGACATTACCATTGGTGGTATCAAGATCATCTATGCTTAA